DNA sequence from the Diorhabda sublineata isolate icDioSubl1.1 chromosome 6, icDioSubl1.1, whole genome shotgun sequence genome:
GTAGAAACGATGGCAATACAAGCAAGAGTTTTTATATATGTTCTTTGTATCCTTGATAGATCTGATTGAGTTTGGAAAGATTCTGATGAAAGTTGAGGATTGTATGAATACCGTAAAACTCTaatattctgtaatttttttctattaaactcGTGCTATATTCTTAATTGACTAACCGAATCGACCAAAATGACGGCGCTGGAGTTGTGGGTCTTTCTTGTTATTTCAGCTTCAGATCAACTTTAGAGCAAGTTCTTGATTATTAATATAAAGTGGAAGAATTATCTTAAGAagtttgaatatgaaattgCCATGAACATATCGCAACCAACAGCTTGGTTAGAGTAAAGTGTAGTAATAGTAATATGGTGGAAACTTTTCAGTTGACAAAGCACCTATCCTGAAATGTAGAGAAGATATTGGAAAAACAgtgttgaattgaaaaaaatcgatatgaGGCAATTTCGTTTCTAGAATCTAGAAGAGACAAACATGGATCAATATGGATATTACTGTATAACAAGTTTCAAAACTGGAGCTGAAAATTGTCTCAATTGGTTGAGGTGTTTGACGAGGGTTTAGTTGGCTAGTACATTGATACTGGATCATAGTATAAGATACAAGTATAAGATACAAGATTTTCATTGTGACATCATCTTAGCTTCAAATTCGACGGGAAGTTCATACTAGTTGGATCTAGGGATCATTTGGTAATTGCTGTGACTTATTCCCATTCTATTGGGATATTCCAAAGTAGAAAGCTTTGATACCTGGAGGACATTCAACAACAGATTTTCTGATAATTTCAATTTGGTTTGGAGGGATTTGAAACTTGATCTTTCCAACTTCAAAGATAACAGCAGAATTGAAGCCTTTGGTAGATTCTGTTCATCGTTATCAGAGTTATGAGGGGTACAGGTGGACTATAGTGTAGGCAGATTGATGTCTGGAAAGTGATGAATCAACAGCCACATCATGTCTCCTCACACCTTCTCTTTATAATAACTTCAAGTTGGAATCGAAGCATGAAgaagtttcaaatttctaaaTCGGTTTTTCCTCACTTTTTgcaaatatgataaaaattataaaattgtactTGTTTGGTACTTTGTATACTTACATTAACATCATTCCGCAAATTAGACGAATACCTATCGAAATCCAATTGAATATTCCGGGGTTTGTATCTATTGTTTGGTTGTACACAAAACTATAAAACATACTGAATGCCAGAGAAAGGATATTGATGATTacataatataatgaaaatattttccccATTTCACCAGGTCCTATAATGTGTACTAGTTTTGTTCTGAGCATTGGGTTAACCAGACCTCCAAGGATACCAACAGGGACAGCTGgaagaatatataatataaaatcaatatcAACCAATATTCTATGATAAAGATGTAAATAATCAAACATGCATATTGCAAATCcatctaaatttttttcgtagcaaataaaaaggaaagaacAACCGGAACAGAAGAAATAAGTATGCAGATATTGcatataatttgaaaagagAAGATTTGAACTGAAGCATATTCAAACTTGCAGTAAAGAGTAAAATTAAAGGATTATGAACTATCACCGTACCCCAATGGTCAAAGTGATTAATCTGtacttttttttacatattgttGTTTCGGGAAATTTTTTCTGCATGTTTTGTTTAGGAAGGTGCAGAATCCAAGTAACGAATTCCACCATCCACCAGTAGAGCTGATAAATATGTAGTAACCTACCCACCAAACCGCCATCTTCTGTCATCACCATCGAACCTCGAACCAGAAATTATTGTGATATCACTTCTGGTTGCTGGATACATCCGTGTATGATGTTCCCTTCGTTGAGTTTCTATGATATCGCCTCCAGTCAGCCATCTATATTATTTCGCCTAAGAACTCTTTCAAATTGCTACCATTTTACCTTGTGCAGCATTACCTGGGTGATATTATCAGCGTTTATACTGCTTACTGCTTATAGACAGTCTTCTCTATTCCATCTCTCAAGCTCCTCCAGTGGTTACACGCGAAAAAAGTGTATTTGGGATCATCTGAATAGTGTTCAAAATACGTGCACTCAGATGTTTACACTTTCTTCATTTTATGGAGATACCGCAGAAGTAGCCGTTTCCCTCCAGAAACTGGGTTATGTAGAAGTAGACAACTTCCTTTCAGTCCATAGTCTAAGGTCTTTTATTAGTCATTGCGTCAAGTAACCTGATTTTTCTCTGTATATTCTCTTAACTTCGAAAGCAAGGAGATCCAAGAAGATTATACATACCACCACTAGGACAACCTATGCAGAGACAGTTCTGTAGGAGATGGCGATACACGGTGCACCTTGTCTCTGTACCATTGTCATTGCTTCGCAGTATTTTTTCATTCTCAGGGGGAGTCGTGGCCATCAGCAGCCTTCGTGTCTCTGACCGTGGTCTGTTAATATTTGGGGGGAGATTTTTTTTCCTCTTGGTCGCCTTTTCAGCTGTCTTCCATATGTGGGGCCAAACAGACCTCTCCATGTATAAGGTCACTTCCAAATATGTTACTTTGCATTTAGACTCGAACTAAATGGGCAGTCTTGTCTGTATTATTTTTCTGCATTTTACTTCCACCTACCTAATTATgtttattctgtttttgataatttacaaagaaacaaatttcaattcttGACCAATTAATTCCCAGACGATGCATAAGGACGTATTCGAGAGTTCGAAAATATATTAGGGCGTACTTTTTGGTGGTTAATTTTGCCACCATCCCACTACGAAAAAAGCTCATATATAGAGTATTCCAGGACCCAATGCGAAAAATTCGGGAGTCTGAGCTGTGACatgaaaaaattctcatacgacccttcgtttctgagttataggcctccAAATCATTTCAATCAGAATTTAtaattgagtatattttctaaattatacattctatCATCATGATTATTTGAAGGATGATTATGTGTATTCTTGTAGTATGTTTGACGAAATATGTTTGACGAAATACATGATTAcaatctgaaggccaggggcgacAATCCGAAACTTTTACAGCGACAACctgtacaataaaaaaaaagtaaaaatcaatttttcaatagatttctTTACGAAAAGGTTGAAGACAATAGAATTTATAGTTGATTATGTTGATTTTTATACCGtacgccataaagagacattctgatgaaaattatcataaattgtaattatttattcaaaatacaggtattgaaacaaaatcaaacattCCTTGAAGAtctgttgaataaataaatgaacttTTGTGCTGAAAAACTTGAGagagattaataattattttttattttgtaggcTACTGTCAAATAAGCTACTACgtgatattcaattaaaaattgcaaTCGATTTAATTTGGTATTCTCAGTTTGCTGTCAATCTTTCCAAAATCTGTCATTAATAATTACCAAATCATATTAAAAGTTTCAATGTCGTAGAATTTACTTTTAATGAATATGCCGATATGCATTTGATGTATGGTTTGGCTTCTGGTAACTAGTCAGAAGCCAGAAGTTTGAATACTGAACACTTTCCGGGCAGAATTATAACCGGATCTTTTGTTACGGTTGATCGCACCTTTGTTTGTCTACATAAATTGAGTTAaatagtttccattattttttataaaaagggACTCCACAATATATTGTAGAAGTATTTTAAGCTGCTCATGATTCACCCTgtctatatatttgaatttgaaatctcattttttttaaagacattACATTCATCGATTTATTGATTAATCACCAACCTTCATATTAgtgttgaattttgaatatcaaTTTATGATGTAGATGAATTCAATGTCACTAAAAAGAAACAATAGAATCTCAAATCTCAGTAAATTAATTCCCAGACGAATACATAGGTATTCAAGAaccggaaatatattagagttagtacactttgttgttgattctatgaaaataattttaaacagaCACGATATAATATAGTGAGGTATTTTCGATCACCAGTATGAAATAGACTGAAATACgagtaaattattttaaaaaatacttacaacCATAAATGAACCAATTATTCTGGACTGTCGCGTACAGAATATCTACTCCAATGCTAGAAATAATACCAACTAGGATAAGatatatttctttgattttcaGCTGTTTCTGTAATAGAAAAGTGATACTGGGTGTACATATAATACTAACGACGCTAGACCAACTAGTAAAGGAATTTTGATCAGTCAAAGTCCATATCAACTCCCTTCTCAgatataaagtttttatattggaaTCTGCAGCTTTCACTAAATTATCAACGAGCATTACAATCAATAGTATCACAATGATCGCTCTTTGATTGCTGCATCTCTTTTTACCTATCACTAGAAACATATTCGACAAATGTTGACAGGTGAAAATTTTTGATAGACTAGATTTTTCTTCGCATTTTATATCTACCGATTCTGGTAGGAATTGATGGATATAAGCAATGGCTAAGAGTACCATAACAGCCGAAAGACCATAAATAACGGAGTAGTTGGTGGCATACAATAGAGGTGGGCTCAACAGGTTTGCGCAACAGATGCAAAATACTGTTATCACTTCATACGCTGcgtttctgaaaaaaatattataaactgaTTCACGTGGAACGTTCtggaaatgatattttttgtcacAGTTTGAAATCCTTTTGGATCGTGTTACGTATAATATCTTATGATTTGATATCAATTGGCAAAAACTCATGAATCTACtaatattaatcaaatatatttctattatatagTGTGTTCATGAAGTAACCCATCGTATTAGAAATTTCATGCGTTTCTACGAGAGTTGTCTTAAAGTTTTCCGAAcgaatttttattcttaaacaAAGTTTTCTTTTACCATTTTCCAGTAGTGTTATAgcctttttatttcttctaaataatagTCTTTTTACTCGAGATAAGCGTTCACGTATGCAATAACTTTCTAGCCTGATGAAAATCTCTTACCTAGTGGCCAGTTTTAATCGACTTGAATGgcatgaaatatttagaaaaaaaatcaacgtctgattgtttttgtaaacttgttaACAGGAATAAGTTCATGATGGTTATATGCCCACACAACGTCATTTCTACTTGTTTGCCCTACAGATTGTATCTTGTTCTGAATTTAATTTGAGACTGGGAGTCGTTGGAGATGATTTAAGCTCATTTCCTATGTGTGTATTATCAAAAAAGCTAACTTTTCACACGGTACCATATTTTGTAGTGAACTATTTTCGAGACAGCTACAGCTACCTAAAGTGTGTTCCTTTGTGATAATTTCAgtgtattttttcatattatcactcaaaaataatttacaaaattagtGGAAATATTATCAAACTGGTTGTTAATATGCCCATGACTATTCAATGATTCATctgaacatttttaaattaaaattttctgaaGTTGTCGCCTTATAACAACAAGGATTTGCGATCATAGTGGACTAGAAACAATATTCAACAAGCTTCATTGGTTATCCAGAAATGAGAGTAAAAAAATTCCGTCTCAGAAAGAACTTAAAGGAAAAACAGACTCCTGGAAAATAAAAGTGTTTGGTCCTGAAAGTTTAGCTGAATAAATATTCTCGGCGTTGTAAAATTGTTGT
Encoded proteins:
- the LOC130445315 gene encoding proton-coupled folate transporter-like; the protein is MVNIILKNCRFRLTIEIPLLLIYFTFMLNVSVFVNLTMYKTCYTLMGYPEVNCSRLGRYTDKETEKLEGIVQPLASYVTTTTEMVPNSVPFILSLIIGSWSDKYGRKPAMMFVSFCISLYYGITAIIILFDEITPYMMMLATIPTIVCGSSLTIVSLILAYLNDIATPETRGMRNAAYEVITVFCICCANLLSPPLLYATNYSVIYGLSAVMVLLAIAYIHQFLPESVDIKCEEKSSLSKIFTCQHLSNMFLVIGKKRCSNQRAIIVILLIVMLVDNLVKAADSNIKTLYLRRELIWTLTDQNSFTSWSSVVSIICTPSITFLLQKQLKIKEIYLILVGIISSIGVDILYATVQNNWFIYGSVPVGILGGLVNPMLRTKLVHIIGPGEMGKIFSLYYVIINILSLAFSMFYSFVYNQTIDTNPGIFNWISIGIRLICGMMLIVVMVFDWNQPLETKQPDATTVKVGSDQSEAYKLY